A region of the Candidatus Paracaedimonas acanthamoebae genome:
AAATTCCTAAAATTCTTACAATTGAATTTTTGAGAAGCCCCCCCACAACGTCTGAAACTCTCAATGGAACAGGTCTTGTCATTGTTAATCCTCCGTGGAAAATACAAGAAAAAATAATTCCAGGATTAGAAGTTCTCCTAAAAATTTTTGAATTTAAAGAAGGTTATACTCGATCAGAATGGTTGCGTGAGGAAGGTAAAAATTAACATGCTTCTTTTATTTCTTCAAATATAGGCCATAAAAGGTAAAAGGTTGTTCCTTTCCCAACAACACTTGTAAAATCAATCTTGCCTCCGATTTGATCTGTAATTTTCCTTACAATCGCAAGGCCCATCCCATATCCTTCAATATTGCGGTCTACATGAAATTTTTTTAAAGGCTCAAAAATATCTTCCCTTATATGATCTCTAATGCCAGGTCCATTATCACTTATTTTTACTAAAAGTTGTTTTTCTTGATTTTCAACTTCTACTCTAATTTTACCTTCTTTATTATTATGATGATGCTTGACGGCATTTGAAATAAGATTATAGAGAACTTCTGTCAGTAGGAAATTAAATGTTTTAAACGTAGAAATTGAACTTGAAACTACAATTTCAAATCCATCTGGAAGAAAGACGCGCCGCTTAATAGCTTCAACTGATCGAAAAATATTAAAAGCACTAGGAACCTCAGTTAGATCATTAACAAATAAAGAAACCAGATCTTGTGTTAACTTATAAGCTTGCTTATTAACCAATCTCAGACTTGATAAATTTTCTAAAGATACCGGCGATAAGACATTATCTTTATCTTGAATAATCCATTGAGAAAGATGCTCAACAGTTCTTATTGGGGATTGAATATCATGTGATAGAATGTGAAAGAGGGTTGCCTGTTGCTCATTTTTAGCACTTAAGGTTTCATTCAGTTTGTTTAGTTTTTTTCTTTTTTCAATTAGTTTAGTAATATCTCGCCAAATTCCTCGACTATAAAGAATATTACCTTCTTTATCCTTAACGGCAGTTACACTGAATGAGACATGTAGTTTTTCTCCAGATTTTTTTTTGAGAATAACCTCTTTATCTTTTACAATACCTTTTTGCTTATACTCACGTAGGATAATATCTCGCGTACTCAAAGAATCTGGGTGATAAAGCTCTGCAATAGAATCAAGAGCTAAAAGCTCTTCTTTTGTATAACCAAGAGTATCAATGAGAGCTTGGTTACACTCTATTATTTTTTCGTTTAATGCATTAACCGATACAAACATATCTGGCGCATTATCATAGAAATCTTTGTAAAATTTAGTATCGATTTTAACGTACCTTCTATTAATTTTTCTTTTATTTAATATGGCTGAAAGAAATATATTTTTGATTTACTTGATTTTTAATTTACTAAAACTAAAACAACTCTTGTGATTTTGCAATCAAATGTCAATTTTCTTGAATAAAAAGAAATTTCGAGATTTAAAAACTCAATCTCATCTTCTTATCAAGAAATATTCTTTGCAAAAGCCATAACCTCTAAAAAAATAATCCTCACACCTAAAAAAGTACCATAATCTCTTCAAATTTTTTAATAAGAATAATTTATTAATTTTTTAATAAGAAAAAATAAAAAGTTGAAACTAATTTTATTTAATGTCTATTATACTTAAAAAACATGGGATGGGATAATGCTTTCTACTAACTCAAGTATCTTTATAGCTTGTAGTTTATTTGGTGGCATGGGATGGATTTTTGGTCCATCTCAAGTAAAATATCTCCCTCCAGAAATGGCCGTGGCTTATCGTTTCATAATGGCCGGTGTTCTTACGCTTTTTTTTGCTTTTGTTTCAAGATATAAGCATCGCCCTATCAATTTAAAAACACAAGGTATTTTCCTTATTCAGGGAATCTGCATGTTTAGTATTAATTACATATTAGCTTATCATGCTTTGAATTATGTCTTAAGTGGTATTGTGGCCGTTATTCTTTCTATGTTAATCGTTCCTAATATTCTTTTAGAGTCTTTATTTTTTAAGAAAAAATATACTCCCAAAAAAATGATTATTACTATGGTCGCCTTTATAGGATTAATTTTTCTATTCTTAGGAGATTATAAAGGTAATAATTTTGGGGTTTCTATCAGTAAAGGCATTTTATTTTGCGGCTGTAGTATGCTTTTTACCGCTCTTGGCGCGAATTTAAGTCAATATTTTCAGAAAACTACTGTTGATCCTGTTTGGGCTGTTGGTTTTTCCATGTTATGGGGCGGTAGCTTTTCTCTTGTATATGCGCACATACAATCGGGGAGGCTTTTATTTCCCCTTGAACAAGAATTCATCGTGTCATTGTTAGTCCTTACCATACTTTCAGTGCTTATATTCGTTTTCTATCAAATTTTACTTGCACGAAAAGGCGCCGGGTTCGCTGCTTATGTATGGGTCATCACCCCGGCCATTGCCTTACTATTATCTTGGTTATTTGAAGGATTAGCGCTCACAAGCGCGAGCGCTTTAGGAATTATGATTATTATGTTAGGTGGATTTTTAAATTTAGTCCTAAAGGATAAAAACTATGCCTAAAAACAAAACCTTACCTCATGCAATTCTTATAAATAAAGCCGAACTCCCTATTACGTCAAAAGAATGGCAGAGTTTAGAAAACATTGTTCATAATGCTGAGTATGAAGCTCCTAAAAAAGGAGATACTAATGAGCATCTATCTTTAAAGGTGATGAGGGCTAAAAAACCTGGTGATCCAATCAACTATAATGAGCCACTTTTAAAATTATTACTAAAACCTGAACTTTGTTGTTATCTTCAACAACGCTTAGAAATGAAATCTTATTTTGTTGATCGTGTGCAAATTCACCATTATCAAGAAGGTGATTTCATTTCCATGCATTGTGATAATGACAGTTGCCCAGATTATAAATTCTCGCTTGTTTTACACATGACAGAAGAATACGAAGGTGGTGAATTTAGAGTCCAAGATAAAAACAAAAATATAAAAAGCTTTAGAGCTCCTAAACATACCCTTCTGATAACAAGCAGTGCCCTTTCACATGAAGTTACGCGAGTTATGTCAGGTGAAAGAAAAGTGATTGTTTGGTTTATAAGCGAAAAAGATCTTACTCAAAAGAAATCTTCAGAATTTCGTATAGCTTCTTAATGAGTGGCTCTTCAGCTCTTGTTTTAGGAAAATTATAGGTGATATCCAAAGTCGGTCCGGTAAGAAAAGAAGGAAGTATTCTTACTAATTTCTTATTACTTGTCTCAGCCCCTTTTTGAGATATTGAACCAATCCCCAGGTCATTTTGCACTGTCCTTAAGATAGCTGCCCCTGAATTTACTTGAACCAACGGAATAAAATTAGAAGGTAAAAACTCAAGGTGCCAGTTGATCGAAGGATAAGGATAAGGGATATCCTTGCCAAAACTAATTATTGTATGCTGTTGTAAATCTTCAATTGTAGCAGGAGTTCCATATTGATTAAGGTATTCTTCGCTTGCATAAAGATTCATATAATAATTTGTCAAAAGAAGATGGCTTAAATTATCTTCTTGAGGCTTAGAATGATCGAAAGCCGCAATTGAGACATCCGCTTCACGTTGATAGAGATTAAATTGTTCATCTGATGATTTAAGGATAATAGCTGTTTTTGGAAAATTTACCCTAAATCTGGGCAAAACTGCAGGAAGCCATAAAGATGCAATTGCATGGGTTGTAGCAATTATAATTTTATCATTAAATCCTTCTTGCTCTAATTTAAAACTATCAAGTCGAGCTGTTGCAAAGTCAATAATTTGCAACGCTTCC
Encoded here:
- a CDS encoding PAS domain-containing protein, which gives rise to MFVSVNALNEKIIECNQALIDTLGYTKEELLALDSIAELYHPDSLSTRDIILREYKQKGIVKDKEVILKKKSGEKLHVSFSVTAVKDKEGNILYSRGIWRDITKLIEKRKKLNKLNETLSAKNEQQATLFHILSHDIQSPIRTVEHLSQWIIQDKDNVLSPVSLENLSSLRLVNKQAYKLTQDLVSLFVNDLTEVPSAFNIFRSVEAIKRRVFLPDGFEIVVSSSISTFKTFNFLLTEVLYNLISNAVKHHHNNKEGKIRVEVENQEKQLLVKISDNGPGIRDHIREDIFEPLKKFHVDRNIEGYGMGLAIVRKITDQIGGKIDFTSVVGKGTTFYLLWPIFEEIKEAC
- a CDS encoding DMT family transporter codes for the protein MLSTNSSIFIACSLFGGMGWIFGPSQVKYLPPEMAVAYRFIMAGVLTLFFAFVSRYKHRPINLKTQGIFLIQGICMFSINYILAYHALNYVLSGIVAVILSMLIVPNILLESLFFKKKYTPKKMIITMVAFIGLIFLFLGDYKGNNFGVSISKGILFCGCSMLFTALGANLSQYFQKTTVDPVWAVGFSMLWGGSFSLVYAHIQSGRLLFPLEQEFIVSLLVLTILSVLIFVFYQILLARKGAGFAAYVWVITPAIALLLSWLFEGLALTSASALGIMIIMLGGFLNLVLKDKNYA
- a CDS encoding 2OG-Fe(II) oxygenase — protein: MPKNKTLPHAILINKAELPITSKEWQSLENIVHNAEYEAPKKGDTNEHLSLKVMRAKKPGDPINYNEPLLKLLLKPELCCYLQQRLEMKSYFVDRVQIHHYQEGDFISMHCDNDSCPDYKFSLVLHMTEEYEGGEFRVQDKNKNIKSFRAPKHTLLITSSALSHEVTRVMSGERKVIVWFISEKDLTQKKSSEFRIAS
- a CDS encoding LysR family transcriptional regulator, translating into MDINRLKAYCLLYESGGFQEASRRSKSNPTSIRSKVVLLEKELRTKLIETSGQRVVFTAAGHRFHKEALQIIDFATARLDSFKLEQEGFNDKIIIATTHAIASLWLPAVLPRFRVNFPKTAIILKSSDEQFNLYQREADVSIAAFDHSKPQEDNLSHLLLTNYYMNLYASEEYLNQYGTPATIEDLQQHTIISFGKDIPYPYPSINWHLEFLPSNFIPLVQVNSGAAILRTVQNDLGIGSISQKGAETSNKKLVRILPSFLTGPTLDITYNFPKTRAEEPLIKKLYEILKISFE